In the genome of Candidatus Neomarinimicrobiota bacterium, the window ACGGCCATGCTGCCCCGGACGTGACTGGCCCCCGTCACAATATGCCTCACCGGCAGCTGGGACGGCCCTGATCCATGCTCACCCGCCTTATCCTGAAGACCTTCGTTCCCGGCTACAAGGATGCCCACGACCCAGCCGTGCGCACCCGCATCGGCATGCTGGAGGCTTGGCTGAGCATGCTGGTGAACGGACTCCTGGCGGCCCTGAAACTGGTCCTGGGCCTGGCCGCCAATTCACTGGCCCTCATCGCCGACGGCGTCCATTCCCTGTCTGACGTGGCAACTTCCGGGGTGGTGCTGTTCGGCTTCCGGATATCCGGCAAGCCCGCCGACAAGGAGCACCCCTTCGGCCACGGCCGCGCCGAGTATGTGGCCACCCTCATCATCGCCGTCATGCTGGGGGTCGTGGGGTTCGAGTTCATCAAGTCGGCCGTGGGACGCCTGTTCATGCCCGTCCCCGTTACAGCCGGGTGGGGTGTGCTGCTGGTCATTGTCTTCTCCATACTCCTCAAGGAGTGGCTGGGGCGCTTTTCCCGGGCGCTGGGCCGGCGCATCGACTCATCCACCCTCAAGGCCGACGCCTGGCACCACCGCAGCGACGCCATCAGCTCGGTGCTGGTGCTGGCGGCGGTGTGGGGCAGCTCCCGGGGCTACCCCGCCCTCGATGCAGCCGGAGGTGTCGTGGTGGGCGTCTACCTCATCTGGTCCGGTTTTACCCTCGCCCGGGAAGTGATTGATCCCCTGCTGGGGGAGCCCCCCTCGCCGCAGCTCATTGCCCGCATCCGCGAGCTCTGCCGCAGCCGCCCGCACGTCATCGATGCCCACGACGTGACGGTGCACGACTACGGCCAGCATAAGTTCATCGGCGTGCACGTGGAGCTGAGCAATCGGCTCTCGGCCCAGGACGCCCACGATGTGGCGGAGGATGTTACTCAGTTTCTACGCACCGAGCTCGATGCCTACGCCACCGTCCACATCGACCCCGTGGATAAGGATAGCGAGACGGTCAACCGGGTGCGCGCACGCCTCGATATCCTGGTGCCGCAGTCGGATACGGTGGTGGGCTTTCACGATTTGCGGGTGGTGGAGACCCCCCAGCATCACGCCATTCTCTTCGACATGGT includes:
- a CDS encoding cation transporter; its protein translation is MLTRLILKTFVPGYKDAHDPAVRTRIGMLEAWLSMLVNGLLAALKLVLGLAANSLALIADGVHSLSDVATSGVVLFGFRISGKPADKEHPFGHGRAEYVATLIIAVMLGVVGFEFIKSAVGRLFMPVPVTAGWGVLLVIVFSILLKEWLGRFSRALGRRIDSSTLKADAWHHRSDAISSVLVLAAVWGSSRGYPALDAAGGVVVGVYLIWSGFTLAREVIDPLLGEPPSPQLIARIRELCRSRPHVIDAHDVTVHDYGQHKFIGVHVELSNRLSAQDAHDVAEDVTQFLRTELDAYATVHIDPVDKDSETVNRVRARLDILVPQSDTVVGFHDLRVVETPQHHAILFDMVVTPEASENRQLSARRWLQRELALTFPGSTIEINISPPHAYG